The following are from one region of the Bactrocera oleae isolate idBacOlea1 chromosome 6, idBacOlea1, whole genome shotgun sequence genome:
- the LOC106618495 gene encoding DDB1- and CUL4-associated factor 8 isoform X1, with translation MDNIELSSCDKRLSNNKQISAESCSDDDEGKEIAMETVEELLESVITELADDNYIESDSRSTPTKTDKSSSDSGVCVNMEEQSTTNNMDINPDIDMNSTDVNSADNLYTSPNYSGNNLVLSSTFNEESATQVHDDQKSKTSLKCNVEKETEELIVSKTIEVKQLCSSDDIIELPAWPRHTRRGARNYRQSTHDEEEEAEGEGVTVNATEEEQMPLLSESTTQSTNAEAVNNIDTSMPSEAENSPAISDSVNRMPYISSSPIFSDDDDDIDEDDDDDNDDYNDDDDDDDEDDTDDDDDDDDEANSTEHASNLAEIMNKPKPTYTWCLTYELMRREHGLSSDGRRSLSGGLSPGFNARFYAARHVIERMKISHCLTKHSGCVNCLNFNINGDLLCSGSDDTRIIVWNWAQKKPKCVFKSGHTENIFQTKFINSAGVLDIVSAGRDGQVRRSILPSSGGKPQTSLLYRHNDSVHKLVMSPNNPYEIISAGEDAHIRLKDLRSDESSTILCKVQSSRKKRKIRLFSIAHHPHAPEVCVCGCDNFVRVFDKRNMTKPVHQMCPEHLVKNALPQVTCAVYNNTGSEVLASYSDDFIYLFNNNKYKTGEYLHRYRGHSNHKTIKGVNFFGPNSEYVISGSDCGNIFFWDKNTEAILNFMPGDTMGVVNCLEPHPSIPVLATSGLDSSIKIWTPSSDVYPPDLSKLETCVKRNLRHSVLGDANRLNDGEFHNFIHQFLSHPPRRGTYPSVEDEQNSSSSSEGDSDGFDCPQMEGIQCQTQ, from the exons ATGGACAATATCGAGCTATCGTCGTGTGACAAAAGGTTGTCGAATAATAAACAGATATCAGCTGAGAGCTGTTCAGATGACGACGAGGGAAAGGAAATAGCAATGGAAACTGTGGAGGAACTTCTGGAGAGTGTAATCACAGAGCTAGCCGATGATAATTATATTGAAAG TGACTCCCGGTCAACACCAACGAAGACAGATAAAAGCAGTAGTGACAGCGGCGTTTGTGTCAACATGGAGGAGCAATCAACTACCAATAATATGGACATAAATCCAGATATAGATATGAATTCTACCGATGTAAACAGTGCTGACAACCTGTATACGTCTCCTAATTATTCAGGAAACAATTTAGTACTTAGCTCTACCTTCAATGAGGAATCCGCAACTCAAGTTCACGATGACCAAAAATCGAAAACATCATTAAAATGTAATGTTGAAAAAGAAACGGAAGAACTAATAGTTAGCAAAACTATAGAGGTAAAACAACTTTGTAGTAGCGATGATATAATTGAATTACCCGCTTGGCCACGTCATACACGCCGTGGTGCTCGTAACTACCGACAAAGTACCCACGATGAAGAAGAGGAAGCTGAAGGGGAAGGAGTCACTGTTAACGCAACTGAGGAAGAGCAAATG CCGTTGCTGTCGGAATCAACAACTCAATCCACAAATGCAGAAGCTGTTAATAATATTGACACATCAATGCCTAGCGAAGCTGAAAAT TCGCCTGCCATTTCCGACAGTGTCAATAGGATGCCGTATATAAGCAGTAGTCCAATTTTCAGCGACGACGATGACGATATTGATGAAGACGATGACGACGATAATGATGATTATAATGACGACGATGACGATGACGACGAGGACGACActgatgatgatgacgatgatgatgatgaagctAACTCAACTGAGCATGCTAGTAATTTGGCTGAAATTATGAATAAACCTAAACCCACATATACCTGGTGTTTGACGTATGAGCTAATGCGTCGTGAACATGGACTGAGTAGCGATGGCCGCAGATCTTTGAGTGGTGGATTATCTCCAGGTTTCAATGCACGTTTTTACGCAGCTCGCCACGTTATCGAACGTATGAAAATATCCCATTGCCTAACAAAGCATAGTGGTTGCGTAAAttgcttaaattttaatatcaacGGCGACTTACTCTGCTCTGGTTCAGATGACACACGCATAATAGTATGGAATTGGGCGCAAAAGAAGCCTAAATGCGTTTTTAAATCTGGACATACTGAGAATATATTTCAAACGAAATTTATCAATAGTGCAGGTGTTCTAGATATTGTATCCGCTGGTCGTGATGGTCAAGTACGACGTTCAATTCTACCGTCATCTGGAGGAAAACCACAAACATCATTGCTATATCGTCATAATGACTCCGTGCATAAACTTGTGATGAGCCCAAATAACCCCTATGAAATTATAAGTGCCGGCGAGGATGCCCATATCCGTCTTAAAGATTTGCGTAGCGACGAGAGCTCAACTATCCTTTGTAAAGTGCAGAGCAGCAGAAAGAAACGCAAAATACGGCTTTTCAGCATTGCTCATCACCCCCACGCTCCGGAAGTATGCGTATGCGGCTGTGATAACTTCGTTCGTGTCTTCGATAAGCGCAATATGACCAAACcagtgcatcaaatgtgtcccGAACATTTAGTTAAA AATGCTTTGCCTCAAGTTACTTGCGCGGTCTACAACAATACGGGTAGTGAGGTGCTCGCCTCTTACAGCGATGATTTCATCTACTTATTCAATAATAACAAGTACAAAACAGGCGAATATCTACATCGTTACCGTGGTCATTC caatcacaaaactattaaagGGGTAAACTTTTTCGGACCCAATTCAGAGTACGTCATCAGTGGAAGTGATTGTGGTAATATATTTTTCTGGGATAAAAATACGGAAGCTATCTTAAATTTTATGCCTGGCGATACCATGGGTGTG gTAAATTGCTTAGAGCCACATCCATCAATTCCGGTACTGGCTACATCTGGGCTAGACAGCAGCATAAAAATATGGACACCAAGTAGTGATGTG TATCCTCCTGATTTGTCTAAACTCGAAACATGTGTTAAACGGAACCTCAGACATTCTGTATTGGGCGATGCCAACAGGCTTAATGACGGTGAATTCCACAACTTTATACACCAATTTCTTAGTCATCCTCCTCGTCGTGGTACGTATCCGTCAGTTGAGGATGAACAAAATAGCAGCAGCAGTAGCGAAGGTGATAGTGATGGCTTCGATTGTCCGCAAATGGAAGGTATACAATGCCAAACACAATAA
- the LOC106618495 gene encoding DDB1- and CUL4-associated factor 8 isoform X2, whose protein sequence is MDNIELSSCDKRLSNNKQISAESCSDDDEGKEIAMETVEELLESVITELADDNYIESDSRSTPTKTDKSSSDSGVCVNMEEQSTTNNMDINPDIDMNSTDVNSADNLYTSPNYSGNNLVLSSTFNEESATQVHDDQKSKTSLKCNVEKETEELIVSKTIEVKQLCSSDDIIELPAWPRHTRRGARNYRQSTHDEEEEAEGEGVTVNATEEEQMSPAISDSVNRMPYISSSPIFSDDDDDIDEDDDDDNDDYNDDDDDDDEDDTDDDDDDDDEANSTEHASNLAEIMNKPKPTYTWCLTYELMRREHGLSSDGRRSLSGGLSPGFNARFYAARHVIERMKISHCLTKHSGCVNCLNFNINGDLLCSGSDDTRIIVWNWAQKKPKCVFKSGHTENIFQTKFINSAGVLDIVSAGRDGQVRRSILPSSGGKPQTSLLYRHNDSVHKLVMSPNNPYEIISAGEDAHIRLKDLRSDESSTILCKVQSSRKKRKIRLFSIAHHPHAPEVCVCGCDNFVRVFDKRNMTKPVHQMCPEHLVKNALPQVTCAVYNNTGSEVLASYSDDFIYLFNNNKYKTGEYLHRYRGHSNHKTIKGVNFFGPNSEYVISGSDCGNIFFWDKNTEAILNFMPGDTMGVVNCLEPHPSIPVLATSGLDSSIKIWTPSSDVYPPDLSKLETCVKRNLRHSVLGDANRLNDGEFHNFIHQFLSHPPRRGTYPSVEDEQNSSSSSEGDSDGFDCPQMEGIQCQTQ, encoded by the exons ATGGACAATATCGAGCTATCGTCGTGTGACAAAAGGTTGTCGAATAATAAACAGATATCAGCTGAGAGCTGTTCAGATGACGACGAGGGAAAGGAAATAGCAATGGAAACTGTGGAGGAACTTCTGGAGAGTGTAATCACAGAGCTAGCCGATGATAATTATATTGAAAG TGACTCCCGGTCAACACCAACGAAGACAGATAAAAGCAGTAGTGACAGCGGCGTTTGTGTCAACATGGAGGAGCAATCAACTACCAATAATATGGACATAAATCCAGATATAGATATGAATTCTACCGATGTAAACAGTGCTGACAACCTGTATACGTCTCCTAATTATTCAGGAAACAATTTAGTACTTAGCTCTACCTTCAATGAGGAATCCGCAACTCAAGTTCACGATGACCAAAAATCGAAAACATCATTAAAATGTAATGTTGAAAAAGAAACGGAAGAACTAATAGTTAGCAAAACTATAGAGGTAAAACAACTTTGTAGTAGCGATGATATAATTGAATTACCCGCTTGGCCACGTCATACACGCCGTGGTGCTCGTAACTACCGACAAAGTACCCACGATGAAGAAGAGGAAGCTGAAGGGGAAGGAGTCACTGTTAACGCAACTGAGGAAGAGCAAATG TCGCCTGCCATTTCCGACAGTGTCAATAGGATGCCGTATATAAGCAGTAGTCCAATTTTCAGCGACGACGATGACGATATTGATGAAGACGATGACGACGATAATGATGATTATAATGACGACGATGACGATGACGACGAGGACGACActgatgatgatgacgatgatgatgatgaagctAACTCAACTGAGCATGCTAGTAATTTGGCTGAAATTATGAATAAACCTAAACCCACATATACCTGGTGTTTGACGTATGAGCTAATGCGTCGTGAACATGGACTGAGTAGCGATGGCCGCAGATCTTTGAGTGGTGGATTATCTCCAGGTTTCAATGCACGTTTTTACGCAGCTCGCCACGTTATCGAACGTATGAAAATATCCCATTGCCTAACAAAGCATAGTGGTTGCGTAAAttgcttaaattttaatatcaacGGCGACTTACTCTGCTCTGGTTCAGATGACACACGCATAATAGTATGGAATTGGGCGCAAAAGAAGCCTAAATGCGTTTTTAAATCTGGACATACTGAGAATATATTTCAAACGAAATTTATCAATAGTGCAGGTGTTCTAGATATTGTATCCGCTGGTCGTGATGGTCAAGTACGACGTTCAATTCTACCGTCATCTGGAGGAAAACCACAAACATCATTGCTATATCGTCATAATGACTCCGTGCATAAACTTGTGATGAGCCCAAATAACCCCTATGAAATTATAAGTGCCGGCGAGGATGCCCATATCCGTCTTAAAGATTTGCGTAGCGACGAGAGCTCAACTATCCTTTGTAAAGTGCAGAGCAGCAGAAAGAAACGCAAAATACGGCTTTTCAGCATTGCTCATCACCCCCACGCTCCGGAAGTATGCGTATGCGGCTGTGATAACTTCGTTCGTGTCTTCGATAAGCGCAATATGACCAAACcagtgcatcaaatgtgtcccGAACATTTAGTTAAA AATGCTTTGCCTCAAGTTACTTGCGCGGTCTACAACAATACGGGTAGTGAGGTGCTCGCCTCTTACAGCGATGATTTCATCTACTTATTCAATAATAACAAGTACAAAACAGGCGAATATCTACATCGTTACCGTGGTCATTC caatcacaaaactattaaagGGGTAAACTTTTTCGGACCCAATTCAGAGTACGTCATCAGTGGAAGTGATTGTGGTAATATATTTTTCTGGGATAAAAATACGGAAGCTATCTTAAATTTTATGCCTGGCGATACCATGGGTGTG gTAAATTGCTTAGAGCCACATCCATCAATTCCGGTACTGGCTACATCTGGGCTAGACAGCAGCATAAAAATATGGACACCAAGTAGTGATGTG TATCCTCCTGATTTGTCTAAACTCGAAACATGTGTTAAACGGAACCTCAGACATTCTGTATTGGGCGATGCCAACAGGCTTAATGACGGTGAATTCCACAACTTTATACACCAATTTCTTAGTCATCCTCCTCGTCGTGGTACGTATCCGTCAGTTGAGGATGAACAAAATAGCAGCAGCAGTAGCGAAGGTGATAGTGATGGCTTCGATTGTCCGCAAATGGAAGGTATACAATGCCAAACACAATAA